GCGCTGGTCAACGACAAATTTTGACAGTTCAGCCTTATAAAATGCACAGCCCCTATAGGTGGCTCTATGGCCATCTCTGCAGTTGCCACACTTGGAGATTGGCCATCAGGAGAGGGGCATTTGTTGGATTTGTGCTGGCCAGCACAGACGGAGCAGAGCGTGGGAAGGCAGCAGTACCTGGCTGTATGGCCAAAGAGGAGGCAGTTTTTGCATTGGGGAATCTCCCTTCGGCCCCTTTGCCTCTCGACGCGTACCTCCTGGCTGCCTAGGTCCttaattttaagtatttcatcatgtttattgtcattatgtttgttaatttcaattaaaaagacATTCATTGGCCTCTTAGTTCTTAGTCTTTTGATGTATTTTGTCTCAAATCCTAGCTTTTTCAGGTCACGACGGATAGCTTCGCATTCAGTGGAGTGGTGTAGATTCAAGATGGCAAATCTAGAACCTCGTTCCCATCTGGGCTGGTGAGTAAAAAAGACAAACTTGTTTGCCTCTAGGGTAGCTTTTTTTGCCGTAGGTGTCCATTGCTTTGTCCGTGATTTGAGTCAGGCCGTTACTCTAATTAATAGTGTGAATGATTAATATATAAGACATAATGTTTGTTGGGTGTTACTGgtaggccaaaaaaaaaattgtgggaAATTTACATGGGAAATTTTTTACATGCAAGTAAATAAATGCTTACTGGGTTATACCAAGCGccataaaaacaaatagaggATCAAGAACAAGTTGCAAGCTGcaataattataaagaatatGGTATTTACAAATATTGTTCATTAATAGTGATTAGTATAATTGTTTCTTGCAGGTTATCAGTTCGAATCATATCGATCATTGAGTCATTGCAGTTGGCAAAATCATTGAGGCAGCGCTCTTATTGGCAGGAAAATTCCCTCTTATAGGCAAGAAGTGAGTAacatgtgttgttttttttttgccatagGCAAACATTTCGGCATTAATCGGCTTATTTCTGTCTCTCTTCTCGGATTGGACTATGTGAGACCCCAGAACAATGTATGCGTGCCCTTCAGCCCCAGTATTGGAGGTTTTGGGCCGTCAGGAGAGCTTGTTTGCCTGTGGAGTGGCAGCACAGTAGGCTAGCAATTGGTGCGCGGCACTGGAGAAGCATCTGTTCCATCTACAGGCTCGTTTGGAGGAAAATAACTAGGAGCGGGAGGGCCAAATCCCTTCGACCGCAATGTAGTGCTCGAGCAGGCATTGCTTGGATGATAGGTCCATATTGACTGCCTGCTGGCCAGGCCTGGTACAGGCTGGCTGAAAGCGGGAGGGCCAAGTCCCTTTAACCGCTATATGGAGATTTTGTCAAGGTCAGCTGGCTGAAAGTGAGTAAGTAAAGAATTAGCAGTTTTTTGCACCTTGATGGGTGGTAATCTCTCATTATTTTTCGTTTCAGCTTCTATGCTAGGTCAGTTGTTGGTCATCATTAAGGGTGACTATTTCCCCAGGCTTTAGTGGAGGTTGGACAAGTCGCTGGATTTGGATTGGCTGGCCCTTCAATCGCTCTTCTATGTACGCGCGATTTCGTGTGTTAAAATCTCGAAACAGGCCGTTGATCACGTGTCCTTCCATGCGCACAACAGGTTTGTTTAGTTTCGATTTTtcctccttttgttttttgagttCGTTTCTCTCAATAATTTTTTGGTATCTTAGGTGGCAATCGAATCTGATGAGAGATGGGGCGCCATCAAAATGGGCCGTCGCCTCCCGCATTGCATGCCGATCTAGATGAGTAGTTggagattgctgctgctgtgtgtcAACGGAAGATGAAGCCCGTAGCTGGGAGGCCTGTGCTGCTGGCTGGTGCTGCTGGACGACTATTTGATTCGCAGCAGCGTATCCATTTGCGGTGAGTATTGAATATTTGCTGTCATTGGTGGAGCTGGAATGTCAGATTGCTGTTGCTGAGTGTCAGCAAAAGATAAAGCCCGTAGCTGAGAGGCCTGTGCTGtgggctgctgctgctgaccaacgagttgatgctgctgctgtgccTTTATTTGCTGAGAATATTGAATATTTGCTGACATTGGTGGAGCTGGAATTGcaaattgctgctgctgagtgACACCAGAAGATGAGGCCCGTGGCTGAGAGACCTGCGCTGCGGGCTGATGCTGCTTGCCAGCCAGTTTATGCTGATTCAGCTCCGCCAATAGCTGAAGATGTTGTATATTAGCTGCATTTTGAGGAACTGGAATAGTTTTCTGTGTGTCGATAGGAGTTGACACCTGAAACTGACAGGCCTGTGCTGGATGCTGACGCTGCTGTCCAACCacttgatgctgctgctgcatcgtCATTTGCTGTAGATGATGTATACTTGCTGCAATTTGATGAACTGGAGTTGCTGACTGCTGTTGTCGTGTGTTTGCAGGAGATGACGCCTGTAGCTGAGAGGCCTGTGCTGCGGTCTGGTGCTGCAGTGTGTTTGCAGTACTTAGAGGAAACGTGGTTGTAGTTAGCTATTGCTGGGTGCTATTTGTGGTAAGAAAGTTCTGTGTTGGTGCTGCACATTGCTGCTGGTTTGGCTGTTGAGTGAGATGAGGTGTATTTCGGGCTGCTACCATTTTCTCTAGTTGATTAGAGTATCTAGGCCAGGAGAGCCTTGTAGGAGTAAAGGGTTTTTCCAGGATATTCCTTACTTCTACATTTGGATGTTCTAGAGTGGAGATAGCAAATTTTACGCAAGCCAAGTCATATTTGAGTTCCATGGATTTAACATTATGTTTGTCGCGAATATAGGCATTTGTGCTGAATATATCCGAGTCCGTAATTTTTCTCAGCAGTTCGTTGTGCGTTCCACAGATTTCTTTGAATAGAGTTTCCGAAATAAGGCTGCCCCATACAGGAATAGCATACGTTAGAATGGGaacaataatttgtttaaatattgtgACTTTACATCTTGTGCTGAGGTAGCTCTTTACGCCAACAAGCCATTTTAGGCGATGATAGATAGCTTTAGCTtgtgaatagggattcccggagagaaggaaaataacccaatcttcattcgttgaattcaaaatatgaactgattttatttacaaaagtacggagtttatataggaaatcttaggctctaggaggtaacaattgttcttaaggagatcttattctagtacgactcacacccacgcattcgggggttgaaaaattattattattttaggcacggcgtcggccacttgacatcctgccgttgtgatcgtttgggttagtttacaattacaagtgtttttcccacaacgcgtgtggctgattgtaattctagtcatatgctaggttagttgtttgtgccaaagtacagttgtattatattttctttagtgcatctgatttggtgaagccgcttcagatggacacgatgtttattcttaaacattctgcgaggggccgccaaatggggcgttttggaatttatttttatagtatgtagttagtttttgatttaagccacctttaaattgttagaaaaccatgctttgcctccgctcgcctctcctTAAATTCGTTCGGactccgctcgcctctccgATCTGCTCCTGCGGCCACCTGGCACCATCCTTTTCGTCTCTGCAACTatgttgttgctctgctgctaaCGTGCTGCctctttgcaaatatttcattgctcttctgctgtcctttgttgcctaattgcaactgtttcattgctctgctgctgatctttgttgcctacttgcaactacatacagcgtttgcaacgatattagtgtacatacacactcaatatttctgttatactttcGATATTACGGCTTCGAAAACGCCAAACACTAAAACACTCCGACTGCCGAAattactacagttgctccactagccaaactgcctttaaattcagacgctcgcattttttatttattaagcaataatattttgctttaattttatactctgtctcttaccactgctgggggaaaacaagagttttttttattttgctacctttagctgatcttatcataagaattcagactttaaggagctgattcattctctgagtctcttaccactggtgggggaaaactacagagttcctttttctcgaaggaccaaacatgatccatttggctcgaaggaccaaaatgatccatccggctcgaaggaccaaaatgaatagggattcccggacagaaggaaaataacccaatcttcattcgttgaattcaaaatatgaactgattttatttactaaagtacggagtttatataggaaatcttaggctctaggaggttacaattgttcttaaggagatcttattctagtacgactcacacccacgcattcgggggttgataaattattattattttaggcacggcgtcggctacttgacatcctgccgttgtgatcgtttgggttagtttacaattacaagtgtttttcccacaacgcgtgtggctgattgtaattctagtcatatgctaggttagttgtttgtgccaaagtacagttgtattatattttctttagtgcatctgatttggtgaagccgcttagATGGACGTTCTTAAACAGCTTGAATATATAGGTGGGTTATGTGATTTTTTAGAATTAGTTTACTGTCTATGACTCCTagatatttattttgattagCGTTTTTTATAGGTTTTTCATCGATTTTTATTAGGTAAGATCTTAGAGCAGGAGAGAtgtttcgttttgtgtatAGGACATGAATAGTCTTATCATTATTTATCGTCAAGCACCATTTAGTTGACCATTTGGTGAATTCATTTaggtatttttgtgttttcctGATGGCCATGTAGGCATTTTTATCAGTAGATACGATTATTGTATCATCTGCGAACGTTGACAGTAGGATGTCAGGGTTCTTCTTGTTTTCACCTGATACCATGAGAAAGTCGTGTTCAAAGATATAATCAGGAATTGTCATGTCAGACGAATAAATATTGAAGAGAAGGGGGCCCAGATCACTGCCCTGGGGTATTCCTGCAGTGATTTTGCCAATTCTGGAATTTGTGTCATCTGCGCCCCTGACTGTGAACGATCTATCCTGCAGAAAGCTTTCAAGAATCTTGAACAAGCAGTAAGGCAGGAGTTTGGCCAGTTTATTTAATGTCTACAAATACAGCAGAGCTGTATTCTTTTTGATCGAGTGATTTTTGTAGGAACTGTGTGACCCTTGCGAGTTGGTGTTCAGTGCTGTGGATTTTACGAAAGCCAAATTGATGGTTTGGAATTGCTTTGCGAAAAGTTGAATACAAATTATATTGTTCACACCAAAGATTAAAAAGGGGCAACGTTACAAGGTCAAGGACAATATCCAAACTATTCACACGAAATACGTTTTGGATGGCAAAGCAACGATTGCTTTCAAGAAGCCCTCACAGAATCTGTTGATTAAATGTGATCCCATTCAGCTGAAGGGATTCCTGCAGACGCTTAAACTGGGTATGGAAGGCAAGGATGTCATCAATTTGAGACTAAATACAGTCACTGCCATGGCACAAAAATCAAAGTTACAGACGAAAATGGCTATAAATCGTCATAGTGACTATCCCAGGCCAAGGCCTTTCCTCGATATCTACAATCCCTAACAATAAACAATACGCAATTGGTTAAATTGAGCTATCATATATGCTCCTTACGGAATCTAACTCACCTGGATGTATTCAGCAATAAGTTGCGTAAGGtaaggaaataaataaaaagacaacTTTTAGCATcttcaaaactaaatttaaatttccagTTACCTGTTGAACTGGGGAGATTACACCTGAGCAAGCTCGTCCTCCATGACAATAATCTGGGTGAAATGGACGATTGGTTCTAAATGACAGCAAATTACGAGACTCCCTGTGCGAATTAGATTTATCGGCCAACGATTTGACATGTTTGCCTTTGCCTGTGGTCAAGTGCCACAAATTGGTTAATTTGAATCTCAATTACAATAATTTGACTCATCTACCCTTTGCCATACGTCGCCTGAGAAGATTACGCTCGCTTTACGTGTcggaaaacaaattaaaatctgACAGCTGCCATAGATAATTTACGTAATGAAATCTTGGATGTTTGGCGTAATTCATTCAAGGGTCTCAATGTCTTGGAGGCTCATCGCCTGGCCTTTGCTTCCGATGCGGACGGAGCTTCAACTCATTCGCCTGAACCTCTCTGGCTTCAAGCTGCCCAAGCTGTGGCCCAATATGAACTGCCAATCGATTCCCTGCCAGCCATACTCATTCAACTAATTGCCGAGGCACCAAAATGTTCCTGTGGCAAATTGTGCTATGCCTTGGACAAGAAGCACATTATCGAACGTGTTGGTCAAccgaaatttgtaaatattaaaatctTACCTATAGTCGAGAGCACATGATCTATTCTGATGTTGTCATATGTGGCAGCAATTGTAGTATAAGCAACCCATGTAAGAACCTATTCTCAGCTCTAATTATCTGATATTAGCATATTATGCCAATGTGCCAAACAAAAGtggaattaataattaaatgttaTGAATAATTATGCAATTGAAGAACATCACTCATCTTTATTTGGATCAACACGCAATTAATCTCAACTGAAAGCGCTTAAGGACTACGGGGCAACCTTCatcttaaataaatagaaacgAAGATTTATTGTCATTATTTTTGAAGGAGGTATACAACTGCAAacttttctctttcattttgattgcgataagaatgtttgaaatttatatttcaggATTCCAAAAGATATGATTTTCAAGGACATTCTTTTTCCTGAATAGTCAAAGTGCTTCAGCcattatttgattattttaatgcGATTAACTACTCTTGTTTTTAGTCAAGCAACTTTTATTCTTAtgtcaaacaaaattttaattttccctCCATTCAATCTAAGAAATCGATTTATTATCGATAGGCGGAGACGTTGATGTGGCAACCTTCCTATTTTTAAAACAGCTGATTGTATTTTTCCGCGTTAATTGgtttgattttatatttttttattttttaagtttatacCACAAGTTTAAAATGAAAGTCCTCTGTGAGGTGCAAGTGATGAACCGTGTGACCCAAGCGAATCGTACGCCGCGGGCAGTTAAATCCACTTTGGCCATAGGCGACAAACAGAGCGCCCTGGATTCAAATGgtatgaaaaaacaaacaaaacaaaaataataataataattattttacatTGCAAGAGGGAATACAAAAAAGGAACTGGAAATGATATTATTCACGCCACAAATCATTACTGGGCAGCGTTACAAGATCAAGGATAATATCCAGGCGGTTCACACGAAATTCGTGGCGGACGGCAAAGCAATAATTGGATTCAAGCAGCCGGCAGAAAATCTATTGATTAAATGTGATCCCATTCAGTTAAAGGATTCCTGCAGACTCTCAAACTGGGTATGGAGGGCAAGGACGCCATCAATTCGAGACTGAATATAGCCACTGCCACGGCCATTACACAAAAAGCAAAGTCACAGACAAAAAAGACCATTAATCGTCGCTCCGATTATCCCATCAAGGGTTTTCCACGATCTCTGCAGTCTCTGACAATCAATAGTAGTCAATTGGTTAAGCTAAGTTTTGAGATATGCTCGTTGCGTAATCTAACCCATCTGGATGTGGCCCTTTTATCTGTCCTGTTTGGCTGTACAAATGTTTATAGAATTGGTGTAATATTAACActtatttaaaacttttttcagATACCCGACGAAACCCTGCCCTGCCCCTGACGAAACTCGTACTTCTTGGGAATTGTCAGGGAGAACTGAacgattggtcatttctaaaTGGCATCAAATTGAGTGAATCTCTTTGTGAATTGGATTTATCTGGTGGTTAAATGCCAAAAGCTGGTTCATTTGAATCTAAATCACAATAATCTAAAATTTTTACCCTTTGCCATGCGACGACTGAAGAAATTGCACTCGCTTTATGTATCGGACAATAAATTGGAATCTCTGCCAGCTGCCCTAGAAGACCTACACATTAATACCCTAGATGTTTGTGGCAATGCATTTAAAGGACCCAATCATCTGGATGTTCAACGTCTCGAGCTCACCACTGAGGCAAACACAAGGACCCAATGCTCCCTCAGCCGCTCTGGCTGCAAGCAGCTCGTTCAGTCTCGAGGGCACCACTGAGGCAAACACAAGGACCCAATGCTCCCCTCAGCCGCTCTGGCTGCAAGCAGCTCGTTCAGTCGACCAATTTAAACTGCCTATATACTCACTACCTGCCATACTGATCAAACTGATAGCCGAGACACCAAAATGTGTTTGtggcaaattttgttttctcatGGACTCGCTGAATATCTATAAACGTATACGctctgccaaatttgaaaGAATCAAGAATTATAGCTACAGTCCAGATCAGTTTATATATGTTGATATTGTCAAGTGGCTACTGTAAGAATGTTAAGttggaatattttatttattattttagtatTACAATTCTTAATAAAGTCTGATCTAAATGAGAATTAATGTTAAAGTTTCTTCAGAGGGATCATTTAATGTTATTAAACTTGCCTAAATTGACTAGTCTTAGATTACTATCGGAATAATCTGCCAAAAGGTCCGAATTGTACACAAATCTAGTACacttaattgattttttgGTATATAACAAATCCAACCCATGTATATTGGAAGTTGATTAGTTATTTGCCAATTAATCTATCTCAAATACTCTTGTTCATTGTTTCATCTCTACTAAATTAGAACTCTCTCCATCAAACATAATGTTTAAAGGTTGATTCATTGGGAAAACCTGAAAGGAAGGGTGCCTGAAAGGTTTTGATACAACGATTTTCAATTTaagtaaatttcaaaaaatttaaatgaacaaatgcttaaaaatttgttaaacatCTTACATCTTGAGGGAGAACGAGAGAAAGTGAACTAAGGCAATTCTTTTgccctacacacacacatacacatatgacCATATAAAGACATTCACACGCACGTCTACATCCCTTCCTGACTACACCTTCCTCCCCCGCCTTCTGTCCCTACGCAATCGTTTTTAACCTTATCATTCTGTATTTCTTGCCTATATATGGCttacttttgttttccttttgggTTGCTTCtatgtttttataccatacacccatagggtgaaatggtatattaaagtcgccaaaatgtatgtaacaggcagaaggaagcatctccgaccccacaaagtatatatattcttgatcaggatcaaaaaccgagtcgatctagccatgtccgtctgtccgtccgtccgtccgtccgtatgaacacctagatctcggagactataagagctagagccaccaaatttggtatgcagtctcgtgtagtatgtacgcttatcgagtttgtttcaaatttttgccacgcccccagaatttacataaaactgttttttttaaaaagtatagcagatagaaacatcaaatttggtttatatactcgtttagttagcgcgcagaaaataaatGTTCCAATtttctgattttcttaaaaactatgaaagctaccgacattaaatttggtatgtaagttagcctaatagacgcgcagatattgactatttaaaaattttgccacgcccatttccgcccccgaaaattaaacaaaactgattttctcgaaaactaacaaagctaaactcaccaaatttagtatgtatattggcttagtatgcgcgcagaatacatatattttaatatgttgccacgcccacttccgcctccataatttagaaaaaaccgattagctcttgcaattttttgaccaacgcgatcaaatttggcagactaataaatcttatctatttctatcaaactaccaaattgattgaaatcggactagaaacatacaaaatatacgtatgaacgtattttgctacgcgatccataaggacagaattggccgttggctagtggcggcgctagagtgcttgtgtgtttgtagagtgagcgagatagcaaacggtatgaggcatgttaaaacaatttagtagacatacatttggttttcgaaattctaaatatttgtttcacctggtgtatggtatacccaagtcggcgagacgacttacttacttcatttcatATTAAGGAGAGCACAGctcgttgtttttgttattaaaagCTGTGTGGCGATGTGACTTGcataaatgtgtgtgtttttttgttctctgtGAGTTTTTCTTTATCTGAGCTCACGAGCTTTTccacattttccttttttgctatcattttgctttttacttccactttttctctctgtctgtttATTAAAATCACAAAACTTCTGCACACTTTTTTAAATAAGCATAAAAAAATGACACACTAACAtccaacacacacaccacacacatgACACATACTCACTAACTCCCCACTACCGCCTCTTTCTCTATACAGTGATTTTATTCACCACTTTAATGTGCAGCTGGGGAATTGGCTTGGTTTTGACTGAGGAAAACGAAGAGAAGGGAGAGGGAGATTTGTaactataaaaaatgtttatctcAACTTGGGCTCAAATCCAATTTTGACTGGCATTTAAGTGTTTATAACTGACTATGCAGATCTGCGGTTTAAGTTTCGCGTTCATTTCAGCATTTGATTCACTTGTTTTgtgtaacattttatttaaaggagctttaatattaaaaacccCTCTCAAATGCTTTACAATTTGAAGTCGTTACTTTTTCGTCCTTTTAGTATTGatacatttcaaatgaaatattacGCGAAATTCTCTTTGAAAAAACTATACGGAAAACTGAAAGTAAAAACAGGTTTTCAGTAAACTATAGCATCCTTATTAGGGCTAAAAGAGCTTCTGACAACTTGCAGTCGCAGATTCGCGTACCTAAACTTCCCCTTGTTAGggaatgttttaaaaatacaattcTACAGTAGAACCTCGGTCATTCAAGGTATTGTGAAGAGAAACTCGGATGACACGGAAgaaataaagcaaacattCTTTTAGGTGAATACGTTGATACTTTTCCCTAGAAATTTTGGAGCTAAAAAACTTTGATAATAATGGGTGTGCGTCTCCAGATCAAGGCATTTGGCGCTAGAGGATAACTCAAAGTTTCGAATAAGAGAGAATATGTATTTAAACAATACTTTAGCATTGAAAAGAAACGTCTTGTATTTccacaattaattttttagaaCCTAAAAGAGTTGGAAGTAATTTTAAGACTGATACACAGTTGATATCTTGTTGGCCTTTAAACTTGAAGctattatttgaatttgtgaattaattttatttgttataaattttcaataggCAATTTGCATGCACACATAAAATAGTCTTTAGTTGTGTCTTCCGTATATTAAAATCTGATTTTTCCGTACCCATATTTTTACAGCTCATTGAAAACCATAAAGATTTTAGGCAAATATTTTGGctcttaaaatttcattttttattccCACTCCAAGGCTTAAAAATCAACAATCAACATCTTTTGATAAAACAAAgtatattgaaattataaagaaaCAAGCTCGATTTGTCTGGTCTCTGAAAGACCAAAATGGGAATGAGTTCCCATGTGCCAAACGAATGAAGTTCTACCCCCAAAAAATGACAAATTCCGAGACCGTAAAAACTCCATTAACTGTCATCAAAATGCATTTCGCTTGCATCAAATGGAATAATCGTGAAATCGAATAAATCAAAAGGAAGTAGCAAAAAGTTTACTTCttgtgttctttttttatgGCTAATCAAGAGAGAAAGATGGACGCATATCCCCCATAGAACCAAGAGTCAGATGACTCCCAAGGCaacatttttatgcacaaatTAACTTGGTCAGTAGgcaaacagagagagagagagagagagagagagagagagagagaaagagtgtgCCAACTGGGAGATTCGGGGAGCGTGTCACTCCCCCTGCATTAAGAGAGGGGTTGGAAAAATGTATCCCCAATTTGCGTGCACTGgtatttttagtattttttcttctttctcgTCTCTGgcttatcaaattttattagCCTGGGCCAACAAATTGTGCAACAAGACAAATTAGTTGGAGCCACCCCCAAAAAGTcaccccaccaccaccagcaccaccacagTGTCCCCaacctttctctctctctgacttTCTCAAGGTATGATTTGTCGTCTGGCTATCAATTTCTTAAATCAACCCCGCCACACAAAATGGGTGGGGAATAAATCTAAAGCTAGAAAAACGACCGGAAAAGTGCAAACACACGCGAAATAGTCGTCGACACTATATGAATTGGAATGGATCGGCCTATACCCTACCTCTTTCTCATACTATTTTCTTAAGGGGGCTTGTCGCCCATGAAAATATGCGTGCATAATtctaataaaaatgttttgataGGCTTACTGAATTTAGCTGGTTGTCTccccttttttctttttttttttggtatttgttcAAATTGCTGACTTGCTAAACTGTTACATGGCAAAATATATTTCtgtttaaattgaatttaaaccggctcgaggtcaatcttacaaaagaagattatttcaaaggtaacacacaaaaaggtgagcaggttgtctgtatagctatttcaagaactaccaagttctatcatcagcagactttgctaaagaactccagaattggcaatgtaattcccaactagttttagcgttgaagacatggtatggctattgcaattctggagttctttagcaaagtctgctgatgatagaacttggtagttcttgaaatagctatacagacaacctgctcacctttttgtgtgttacctttgaaataatcttcttttgtaagattgacctcgagccggttt
This sequence is a window from Drosophila willistoni isolate 14030-0811.24 unplaced genomic scaffold, UCI_dwil_1.1 Seg274, whole genome shotgun sequence. Protein-coding genes within it:
- the LOC6637696 gene encoding uncharacterized protein LOC6637696, translated to MFVAMHLKDPIIWMFNVSSSPLRQTQGPNAPSAALAASSSFSLEGTTEANTRTQCSPQPLWLQAARSVDQFKLPIYSLPAILIKLIAETPKCVCGKFCFLMDSLNIYKRIRSAKFERIKNYSYSPDQFIYVDIVKWLL
- the LOC111518352 gene encoding uncharacterized protein LOC111518352 is translated as MKVLCEVQVMNRVTQANRTPRAVKSTLAIGDKQSALDSNGNTKKELEMILFTPQIITGQRYKIKDNIQAVHTKFVADGKAIIGFKQPAENLLIKCDPIQLKDSCRLSNWIPDETLPCP